A single region of the Lates calcarifer isolate ASB-BC8 linkage group LG16_LG22, TLL_Latcal_v3, whole genome shotgun sequence genome encodes:
- the agt gene encoding angiotensinogen encodes MHGSHLLVFLLCYCLSGSHANRVYVHPFNLFAAENVSCETLQTQTSKPLETLPVASLDIEVLTPDSRDQSKLNAQRQNITERTAVLAELLNSLGLRMYQALSNKQPSTNTLLSPVNMYGSLVTLYLGASKKTARPFQLLLGLSSDTDREDCVSLVDGHKVLKTLQSINSLVDDGPQDEITTQVWAFTRQDVQLSEDFIQGTQDFSDKSFIRSMDFSKPQEAEQLVNNFVEKTSDGKVKGIFKDLNSSSDLLFVTSFNFQGNWKTAFQPERTSLQEFHVDETTTVMAPLMTHTGQYHYLNDKVRRCTVVKLSLSKRSYMLLVLPHEGANLHDIESRLHTDMSDWHQSFQEGLLELSLPKFSMSSVTDLHDLLTNMDPEIEAKLLGSQADFSQLSNIKPFTIDKAVNKVLFEMSEEGAEPQDKIQEAGIPLKLSINRPFFFSVIEGESNAILMLGKITNPTL; translated from the exons ATGCACGGATCGCATCTTCTAGTCTTCCTACTATGCTACTGCCTGTCAGGAAGTCACGCCAACCGCGTCTACGTTCACCCCTTCAATCTCTTTGCTGCCGAGaatgtcagctgtgagacccTGCAGACCCAGACATCCAAGCCCCTGGAGACACTTCCTGTGGCTTCCCTTGATATTGAAGTCCTGACACCAGACAGCCGGGACCAGTCAAAACTGAATGCACAGAGGCAGAACATCACAGAGAGGACGGCAGTTCTTGCGGAGCTGTTGAACTCTCTCGGCCTGAGGATGTACCAGGCTCTCAGTAACAAGCAGCCCAGCACCaacaccctcctctctccagtcAACATGTACGGATCCCTCGTCACTTTGTACCTGGGAGCTTCCAAGAAGACAGCGAGGCCATTCCAG CTTCTTCTGGGCCTGAGCAGTGACACTGACCGAGAGGACTGTGTGTCCTTAGTTGATGGACACAAGGTTCTCAAGACTCTTCAGAGCATTAACTCTCTAGTGGATGACGGACCCCAAGATGAAATTACTACCCAGGTCTGGGCCTTCACTCGCCAGGATGTTCAGCTATCCGAGGACTTTATTCAAGGCACACAGGACTTCTCAGACAAATCGTTCATACGCAGCATGGACTTCTCCAAACCTCAGGAGGCTGAGCAACTGGTGAACAACTTTGTAGAGAAGACTTCAGACGGGAAGGTGAAGGGCATCTTCAAAGATCTGAACTCTAGCAGTGACCTCCTGTTCGTTACTTCCTTCAACTTTCaag GCAACTGGAAGACAGCCTTCCAGCCAGAGAGGACCTCCTTGCAGGAGTTTCATGTGGATGAAACAACTACAGTGATGGCTCCACTGATGACCCACACGGGTCAGTACCACTACCTGAATGATAAG GTGCGGCGGTGCACTGTTGTGAAGCTGTCTCTGAGCAAACGGTCCTACATGTTGCTGGTCCTGCCTCATGAAGGAGCCAACCTCCATGACATAGAGTCAAGGCTGCACACAGACATGTCTGACTGGCACCAGAGCTTTCAAGAAGG TCTGTTGGAGCTGTCACTGCCAAAGTTCTCCATGTCTTCTGTGACTGATCTGCATGACCTGCTGACCAACATGGATCCAGAGATCGAGGCCAAACTGTTGGGCTCCCAGGCTGACTTCAGCCAACTCAGCAACATCAAACCCTTCACTATAGATAAG GCGGTCAACAAGGTGCTGTTTGAGATGTCAGAGGAAGGAGCAGAACCTCAGGACAAGATACAAGAAGCGGGCATCCCTCTGAAACTGTCCATCAACCggcctttcttcttctctgtcataGAGGGAGAGTCTAATGCCATCCTCATGCTGGGCAAGATCACAAATCCTACACTGTAA